The region GATTGAGGATCTATCTGAAGATGAGGTTGATATTATGTTTAAGCTTTTAGATAAAATTTCAAATAATATAGATAACTATTATGAAGAAAGTTAAATAGTGTAGTTACAAAGTAGAGTTATCTCTACTTTGTTATGATAATCTTTGTTTTAAAAGTTCATTTACTTTTTGTGGATTTGCACTACCTTTAGATGCTTTCATAGTTTGACCTACGAAGAATCCAATTAGTTTCTCTTTACCAGCTTTATATTCTGCAACTTTATCTTCGTTTGCTGCTAATATTCCATCAATGATTTCTAATAAAGCTCCATCATCAGATACTTGCTTTAATCCCAATTTATCAATTGATGAATCTACATCTAAAGTTTCATTTTCAATTAAATAATCTAAAACCTCTTTAGCTGCTTTCCCAGAGATTGTATTATCTTCTATTCTTTTTACTATTGTAGCTAGAGTTTTTGCATCAATAAATGAATCTTCGATTCCTGAACCATCAAGTCTTCCTAATAGTTCAACAGTAAGCCAAGTAACACCATTTTTACCTGAAATACCCTCTTTCATCATCTCATCAAAGTAGTTTGCCATCTCAACAGAAGCTGTTATAACTGAAGCATCATACTCTTTGATTTTATACTCTTTTACAAATCTCTCTTTCTTTTCATCAGGAAGTTCTGGGATTTTTGTATATTTTTCCATCATCTCATCTGTAATGATAAGTGGTAAAAGGTCTGGATCTGGGAAATATCTATAATCAGCAGCGTCCTCTTTACCTCTCATTGATCTTGTTTCTCCAGAATCTGGGTCAAATAGTCTTGTTTCTTGAACAATCTCTTTATCGTGAACTCCATCTTCCCAAGCTTCAATATGTCTATTTACTTCATATTTGATTGCTTTTTCAATAAACTTAAATGAGTTCATATTTTTAATTTCACATCTAGTATAAAGGTTTGTATCACCTTTTGGTCTAATAGATACATTAACATCACATCTGAAACTTCCCTCTTGCATATTTGCATCAGAGATACCTAAGTATCTAACTATTGAGTGAAGTTTTTTAAGATAAAGAATTGCTTCTTCTGCATTTCTCATATCAGGTTCTGAAACAATCTCTAAAAGTGGAGTCCCTGCTCTATTTAAATCCACGTGAGAAACTGAACCTGCATGGATATTTTTCCCTGCATCATTTTCTAAGTGTGCTCTTGTTACACCGATTTTTTTATTAGTGCCATCTTCAAAATCGATTACAAGTTCACCTAAACCTACAACAGGTACTTCAAATTGTGAAATTTGGTATCCATTTGGTAAGTCTGGATAAAAATAGTTTTTTCTATTAAATATCGATTTTGTATTGATTTGTGATTTAAGTGCAGTTCCTAACATAATCGCTTTATGCACTGCTTCTTTATTTAAAACTGGTAATGCTCCAGGTAAACCTAAACAAGTTGGACATACATTTGTATTTGGCTCTTCTCCAAAACTTGTTGCACACGAACAAAAAAGTTTAGATTTAGTATTTAACTGTACATGGACTTCAAGACCAATAATTATTTCAAACATCTATTTCCTTTATTATCTTACTATTCTTATATCTGCAGATAGTTTTAATTTTTCAAAATAATCTTTTAAATATTTTTGTTCTCTATCTTGCATAATAATATTAAAAATTCTATCTCTTACATCTTCAAAAGCAATAGTTTGTAGATTTTGTTTTTGTAAAATCATAAGTGTCACATATTGATCTCCAGCTGTAAAAATAGGAGTAAATTGATTGTTATTTGTTTCATTAATCATATATCTAAGTTGTGGATTTAAATTTCTTTGATCTAAATCTATTGGTGAACTATTTACATCAGGAAGAGCTACCATTGGATTTCTCATAGCACTTTCAAGACTTTGTCTATTTGTTGAGCTATATTGTACAGCTTTAACATTTGTAGCCATTGTAAACATATTTGAGTTGTTTTCATAATATATTTTAAGATCTTCTTCTGTTGCAATTTTTATATTTCCTCTTACAAGTTTATCTGTAAGTTTTTGTCTTAAAATCATATTTTTAGTTTGCTTTTCATAAGCATCATAATCTTTATATTTTTGTTTTATAACAGATTTAAATTGATATAAGTCCATACCATTAGATGCGGCTATTTTTTCCAAATAATTATTCACATCAAATAGATCTACTGTGATATTATGTTCTTTTATTAATTGATTAAAAAGTGTTTCATCTATTAATTGAGCTACAGCATCTTCTCTTGGAATATTATATTGTTGTTTTGTTTTTTCAATATCATATAATGTAATTGGTTCATCATTTACAGTTAGAGCAACTCCATTAATTAACTCTGCAAATGATACAGTAGCAGCCATAAAAAGGGCTAGTATAATTTTTCTCATTTTAATCCTTTCACATAAAGACAGATATTTTACCAAAAAAATGGTAAATATCTGTTTTATAAAAAAAAGATTAACAGTTTTTTGCTTTTGTTACCTTATCAATTAAGTAGAAAATTGAGTTATAATCTAAGTCTGAGTGTTCACTTAATCCAATTTCACAAGTTTTAGAAGTACTAAATGCATATTTTGCATTTTTTGTATCTTCTTTTAAAAATCTAAGTGCAGAATCGTTTAATTCTGGGAAATTAAATCCTCTATCTCCTGCAAATCCACAACATTTTACATTATCAGGAACAATTACATTTGTTGAACACATATTAGCAAGTTCAATAAATTTTTCATGTAATCCCATTTTTCTTGAACTACAAGTTGTGTGAATAGTAATTGCTTCATCAATCTTCTCAAAATCTAATTCAGGTGATAAAAGTTCTAATGCAAATTCTATAGGTTCATATAGTTTTATATCTGATTTAAAGTTTCCAATCATCGTTTTAGTACATGGACTTGTATCACATAAAACTGGATATTGACCAAAATTGCTTATCTCATTTAACTCTTTTTCTAATTCATCAGATTTTATTTGTGCTTGCTCTTTAAAACCTTTTGATGAAAAAGGCATCCCACAACATAAGTTTTCCATATTATTAGGGAAAAGTATTTGAAAACCAGCTTTTTTTAGAAGTTTGATTGTTACATCAAATAACTCTTCATCAACTGTAGTTTTTGAATTTCTTCCCATACTTCTATTTATACAAGAAGGGAAATATACAACTTTTTTATCTAGTTGTTGTTGCTCAAAATTTGTATTTATCTTTATAGATTTTGGAAGATATGGGCTCCATTTTGGTATTTTCCCATTTGACCAATCTCTAAATGTAGATGTGATTGATTCCATACTTGATGTTCCAAGTATTTTATGAACTAAATTTGCTCCTGATAAACCAACTCTCATACCTTTTAAGGTAGTTGAATAATTATTTGCAATTTTTGAAGCTATATTATTTGCCGTATCACTTATTTGTTCAGCTCTTAAGTATTTTGTTAAACTTCCTGTATCAATTTTTACAGGACAGGCTGTTGAGCATAAAGAACATGCAGCACAAGTTTCTAATCCATCATATTGATATGCATCCATATACTCTTTTGCTTCTTCATTTTCCCCTATAGATTCTAATCTTGAGATCTCTCTATTTACTACAATTCTTTGTCTTGGTGTTAGAGTAATATCATTTGATGGACATGTTGGTTCACAAAATCCACACTCTATACATGTATCAACTAGATTATTAGTTGCTGGCATAGCTTTTAGGTTTTTTATATGAGCTTCAGCATCATCATTTATGATTACACCAGGATTTAAAAGCCCTTTAGGGTCAAATAGCTCTTTTATTCTTTTCATCATTGAGTATGCAGTTTTACCCCACTCTACTTCAATAAATGCAGCCATGTTTCTTCCTGTACCATGCTCTGCTTTTAAGCTACCTTCATATTTAACTGCAACTTGATTTACAACATCATTCATAAAGGCATCATATCTTTTAACCTCTTCATCTGTTGAGAAATCTTGTGTAAATACAAAGTGGAAGTTCCCTTCTAAGGCATGACCAAAAATTAAAGCTTCGTTATAGTTGTGTTTTTTAAATATCTCTTGAAGTTCAAGAGTAGCTTGTGCAAGGCTTTCAATTGGATATGCAACATCTTCAATAATTACTGTTGTTCCTATATCTCTTACAGCTCCTACTGCTGGAAATAAACCTTTTCTTATTTTCCAGTACATAGTGTACTCTTTTACATCAGTTGTAAAATAGAAATCTCTAACAACTTTAAACTCTTCTAAAAGCTCTTCAATCTCTTTAATTTGTACTTTTAATGCTTCGTCGCTTACTGCTCTAGTTTCGATTAAAAGAGCTGTTACCTCTTCATCAAAATCTTTTATAAATTCTGGCATTGCTGGGTCGTTTTCTATACTTCTAAGCCCTGCTCTATCCATAAGCTCAACTGCATCAACAACTATTGTTTTTGAATCCCTAGCAAGTTTCAATTTTGTAACAGCACTACAGGCTTCTTCTACATTTTTAAAGTAGATTAGTGCACTTGCTTTATCTTTTAAATCCTCAACTGTTTTATAAGTAATCTCTTCAATAAAAGCTAAAGTTCCTTCACTTCCAATAATTAAGTGTTGTAGGATTTCAAATTCATCATCAAAATCTGTTAGGGCATTTAGTGAGTAACCGCAAGTATTTTTGATTTTGAATTTTCTTTCAATTTTTTCTTTTAATTCTTTATCATTTTTTGTTTCTGTTGCAATTGCATTTAAACTTTCTAAAAACTCTTTATGTGTCTGTCTAAAACTATTTTTACTTTGTTCATCTGCTGTATCAAGCTTAGTTCCATCTGCAAAGATTAATTTCATAGAATCAACTGTTTTATATGAGTTTTGAGAGATTCCACAACACATACCAGATGCATTGTTTGCTGCAATTCCACCTATCATAGCTGCATTTATAGAAGCTGGATCGGGACCAATTTTTTTAGAAAATGGTGCTAAAATATTGTTTGCTTCTTGTCCTGTAAGTGCAGGTTGAAGTGAAATAAGTGATTTATCTTCTGAAACTCTAAAGTCTCTAAAGTTTCTTGATGTAACAATTAAAATTGAGTCACTAATCGCTTGTCCTGAAAGTGAAGTTCCTGCTGCTCTAAATGTAACACTTAGTTCCATCTCGTTTGATAGTTTTAATATATCTTCAACCTCTTTAGAAGTATCAGTTTTAATAACTATTTTTGGAATAAGTCTATAAAAAGAAGCATCTGTTCCATAAGCTAATGTGTGTAATTTATCTGTAAAAATCTTTTTTGTATCAATTTGTTTTGATATTTCGTTATAAAAATCTTGGTATTTACCCTCTAACATTTTAAATCCTTTATATATTTTTTATTCTGAATTTAAAATATGGTATCACTCAAGACGTGGGACTGTATAGATTCTTTGTTGTGGATCGTTTATAAATGAAAACATTTTGTCACACTGTTTTAATATAATGTTTGAAATAAGTTTAATACAGTGTGACATTTTATACCTACATATCTGCTGACATTCCAAAAAATTCTGGATAGAAAGCAACTATTCCTAAAACAACTATTTGGATGGCAATAAAAGGTAAAACCCCTCTATAAATATGACCTGTAGTTACACCTGCAGGGGCACAACCTTTTAGGTAAAATAAAGAGAAACCAAATGGCGGAGTTAAAAACGATGTTTGTAAATTCATGGCAATTAAAATTGCAAACCAGATAGGATTTATCCCTAAGGTATCAGCTACTGGTATTAAAATAGGAACAATAATATATGAAATTTCAATAAAGTCAATAAAGAATCCAAGGATTAATATTGCTAACATTGTAAAAATTATGAATCCCCATTTGTCATCACCTGGTAGACTTAGCATAACATGTTCAACAATCTCATCTCCACCTGTATATGAAAATACCATAGAGAATGCAGTTGCTCCTATTAGGATACCAAATACCATAGATGTAATTTTAACAGCTTCTAAAGCTGCTTCTTTAACAATATTTAATGAAAATGTTTTATAAACAACAGCTAATAATATTGCACCAATACAACCTACAGCTGCAGATTCAGTTGGTGTTGCTACACCTTCAAATATTGAACCTAATACTAAAATTATTAGTGTTAATGAAGGGATAATATCTATTAATGCTTTTATAACTTGTTTTTTCTTATTTCCTCTTGCTGGATCAGCTGGAATTGCAGGAGCCATATCTTTTTTTATAAAAGATACTACTAATATAAATAAAATATACGCACCAACAAGTGCCAGACCAGGTACTAGTGCAGCTTTGAAAAGGTCACCTACTGGAACTTGAAAAACATCACCTAAAATGATTAGTACAATTGAAGGAGGAATAATTTGCCCAAGAGTTCCTGAAGCACAGATAGTTCCGGTGGCAAGTTCTGTGTTGTATTTGTATTTCATCATAACAGGAAGAGAAATAACTCCCATAGCTACAACTGATGCTCCAACCACTCCCGTAGAAGCAGCAAGTAATGTACCAACTAACACAGTTGAGATAGCAACACCACCTCTTATCTCACCAAATAAGAATCCCATAGATTCTAAAAGTTTTTCAGCAAGACCTGTTTTTTGTAGAATAATTCCCATAAAAATAAACATAGGAATTGCCATAAGAATAGTACTTTGTTGAATTGAATAGATTCTAAATGGCATATAATCAAACATTGATATACCTTCTACCCATCCCTCTTGCAATAAAGAGATTAAAGCTTGTCCCTCTTCTGCATAAGAAAATATTTCAATAAAACCTGCAAGAATACCAAAGAATACCGAAACTGCCGCAAATGTAAAAGCAACAGGAAAACCAATAATCAGCATAAATAATGCTGTAAAAAACATCACTATACCAATCATTTACTTGTATCCTCTTTTTTTGTATTTTCATCTTTACCATCAATATCTACAACATGAAATTTATGTTCTTCTAATTCACATTGAACTTGATGCATATCTTCTTTTAAGTTGTAATTACTGTATTCTTTACTAATACCTTTAAATACATTTAGATTTTTAATAAAAAACCCAATTGATGTAATAATTAAAAGTAAAAAAGATAAAGGAATTAAAGCTTTTACTATCCATCTATAAGGCAAACCACCTGGGTCACCACTTTGTTCCATCATTGTATACGATTCAACTACTGTATCTATTGAGCTTAAACCAACTAGTAGTGAAATAGGTAATATGAATAATACAGTACCTACCATATTGATTAAGGCTTTTTTTCTTGGAGATAATTTATCATATACAAGGTCAACTCTTACATGCCCATCCTCTTTTAGAGTATAAGCAATACCAATTAAAATAATTACAGAGAATAGGTGCCATTCCATCTCTTGCATAGCAATTGAACCGGTTTTAAAGAAGTATCTCATAACTACATCATAAAACACATTTAAAATCATTAGTACCATTGCTATAGCAGTTATAGTTCCGATAAAATCTGCGAATTTATCAAAGCCACGTTCTAACTTTAACAACATTAAATTTCCTTTGGGTATTTTTTAATAAGTAAGATAAACATAATTTATTATATTTACATTGCTTATTAGTATATAGCAAACCCCCTTAAAAAAGGGAGTTATTGTTTTTATAAATTATCTTTTAAGTAGATATAGTCAGACATCTCTGTCCATTTTCTAACTTTTTTCTGATAAGCTTCTTGTGAATCTAAAATCTCTTTTAATAAAGGATTATTTGCAGTCATCTCTTGTCTTAATTCAGCATTTGCTTTTTTCATAGCATCCATAACTGGTTTTGGGAATGTTTTGATTTTGATATTTGGATAATCTTTCTCAATAGAAGCCCAAGCTTCAGCACTCATATGGTAGTTTTGAAGATACATATCAAAAGCACTTGCTTTCATTGCAACAACTAAAATCTCTTGTAAATCTTTTGGTAATTTTTTATACGCTCTTTCGTTGATTAAGAATTGTAAATCTAATCCTGGTTCATGCCATCCTGTATAGTAGAATGGTGCAATTTTATTGAATCCCATGTTGATATCCATACCAGGTCCAACCCATTCTAAAGCATCAATTGTTCCTCTTTCAAGTGAAGTATATAATTCACCTGGAGCAATATTTGTAACTGTTAATCCTAGTTTTGACATGATTTCCCCAGCAAATCCTGGAATTCTCATTTTAAGACCTTTTAAGTCATCAACACTATTAATCTCTTTTCTAAACCATCCACCCATTTGGTTTCCTGAACTTCCACCAGGGAATGATAATACTTTATGTTTTTTATAAACTTTTTCCATTAATTCCATTCCACCACCATAGTAGAACCAAGAATATTGTTCAGGTGTAGTCATACCAAAAGGCATTGTTGAGAATGGTAATGTATTAATATCTTTACCTTTCCAGTAATATGATGCAGAGTGACCCATGTCATATTGACCACCTTTTACCATATCTAAAACACCAAGTGGTGCTTTGTGTTTATTAGCAGCATCAACTCTGATGATTAGTCTTCCATCAGACATCTCTTCAACCATTTTTGCCATTTTTGTAGGTGCATCAATAAATGGGTGTAGTGTTGGTCCCCAAGTTGTAGCCAATTTCCATTTATAAACTTTTTTTGCTAATGCTGATGTCCCTAATCCAGCAACAAGTGCTGCAGCAACTAGCAGTTTAGTAGAATTACCAAACATTTTCATTGTGATCTCCTTAGTTTTTTTGTGTCTCTCGATTTAAATTGTAACGACACCAAATGAAAAAAGTATGATAATTTTGACATAATTTATAAATAAAAGGATGCTTTAATTAACTGTTGAAAATATACCCAGTATCAACAACAGTTTGAATATATTCTTTTGGAAGGCTCTTCCTTAGGCGTCTTACTAGACTTCTAATTGAATCAATAGAAGCAAATGATCCTTCCCACACATAATTTTCAATCATTTCATATGATAAAACTTGATTTTTTTGTGTTAAAAATAGGTTCATAAGAAGTCTTTCTTTTTTTGTTAACCTTGTAGAGGTATCATCAATAATCAAAGTTGAAGACTTATAGTCAAAATATGAGTTCTCATCAAATTTAACTCTTTCATCTTTTATTTGACAAAGCCTTTCTATTTTTATCTCCAGTTCATCAATAAAAAAAGGTTTTTTTAGATAATCGTTACATCCAAAATCGTAAGATTCTTTAATAATATCAAGTTCAACAGATGCACTTATGATTATAACTGGTACATCTTTATAAAATTCTCGTATTTTTTTTAGTATTTTTATCCCATCTACATTTGGTACATTTATATCAAGAATAAAACAAGAAAAACCTTCTGTGATGTTGTCATATGCTTCTTGCCCATCTTCAAAATTAAATACTTTGTAACCTTTTAATTCTAATCTTTTTTTTATTGTAGTATTTAGTTTTTTATTATCTTCTAGAAGGAGTATTTTCACTGCTTATCCTTTGTTATGATGCAATTTAAGGGTAAATACAACATACTTACCTCTATTTTGGGCTGTAATTAATCCACCCATTTTATCTTCAATAATAACTTTTGCCATATAAAGACCAAAACCTGTACCATCACTTTTTGTTGTAAAATATGGCTCAAAGATTTTGTCTACTATTTTTTCATCAATATTTCCACCATCATCCATTATCTCAATAGTTGTAAAGTTTTCACAACTTGAAATATTAATGATTAGATTATATTTACTTTCAGAGTTTTTTTCAATAATTTTATTTTTCGCATTATTAATAAGGTTTAATAAAACTTGCTTAAATTCATTTTCATAACCATATATAAGAAGTTCAGATTCTTCATGATCATAATTTAGTTGTAAGTTAATATTTGAATAGTAGATTTGTTTCCCTAATATCTCAAAGATTTCATTAAATGACTCAGTAATTGAAAAAAGAGTTTTTGTTGTTGATGGTTTTAAAAAATTCCTAAAATCAGTTAAAGTTTTTGACATATACTTTAATTGAATCATTGAATCATTAACAAACTCTTCAACTTGGGTGTCTTTTAACTCATTTAATAAAAACGAAGTTTGTATATCTTGAACTTGGGCTGACAACTCTACTAAAGGTTCATTCCATTGATGGGCAATTGCAGCAACCATATCACCCATCTCTGCTAATTTAGCTTGTTGGATAATAAACTGTTTTTGTTGGATTCTATCTGTAATATCATCCATAACACAAACAATACCACCAATTGAACCATCATTATTTAAATATACGGCTTTATTTATAATTATATGTTTCATATGATTACTTGGAGTATGCAGAGTCATTTCAGAAGTGTTTGTTCCAAGTGTTGCCATAATCTCTTCATCAATCAGTGCATTTTTAAAGGCAATATCTGGTGGGAAAAAATCTTTAGCTGTTTTTCCAATAACTTCACTTTTTGACATATTTACTAATTCTGAAAAGGCTTTGTTACAACCTATAAACTTACCCTCTTTATTTTTGTAATATATTGGGTTTGGTAGGGTGTCAACAAGTACTTTATCAAATTTTATTCTATTTTGTAAGGCTTTTTCTACAATTTTCCTTCTTTGAATATTTGCTCTCATAGAAAAAACCATAATTAAAAGCACCGTAATAATTGTTATTGTAAGAACTACAAGTTTTGTATATTTTTTTATAAAACTGTGAGGTTCATTTATAATTTCATAGTCTTTAACTACATTTTTAATATCTAAATCAAATCTATTTGTTTCATCATAATCAAAAAGGTATCTATTGGGTGATTTTTCTAAAATAGGAATATCTTTTATATCTGTTCCATTTAAAATTCTAAGAGCCATATTTGATACAGCATCTCCTTGAGCAATTGCAGAAGTCATTAGCCCTCCAACTACTCCATAATCTAAATAAAAATCCCAAAGACCATAAATAGGTACATTACTTGCTTTTCTAATCTGCATTACACTTTGTTTATATGTAAAGAACTTCCCTGTACTATCTTTAAATAATAAAACTAAAAGTATGGCAGTATCTTTAACATTTAAATTTGTAATTTTTGTTTTAAGATGTTCAATATCCATATTATCAATATATTCTATATTAACTTTTTTTGAATATTTATCCATTATAGGAATTAAGTCTTTTTTCATGGCAAGACCAGTTTTCGATTGGTCATTTATGATAATTAAATTTTTTATATTTGGTTGAAGGTTTAAAATAAGTTTGAAGTTTTTTTCTAAATCTACTTGTTCTACTACACCACTTATATTATTTAATAAGTTTGCATCCTTTGGAAGTTCATCTTTTTTGAAATTATTGATTCCACAAAAAAGAAGTGGGGTGTCCTTAAAAAGTTCTTGATAATATTTTACTGCAAAATCAAAAGCATTATTATCACTAGCTATTACTAAATCGAACTTTCTATTAGCTAATTGTTCTTTATATAAAGCATAAAGTTTGTCGATATAACTTGAACTACCTACCCTTTTTGTATCCATATAAAGGACAGTTAGCTCAATATCTTCTATATCTTTGAATTTTTTTTCAACTTCATTTATTATATCATCACTCCATTTATACCCTTTGTGATAAGAGTTTAAAAATAGTACCTCTTTACTTTGGGCATAAAGGAAGTTGATAAAAATAAAAACTATAATAAAAAGTTTTTTCATGCTTACCTCGGTTAGGTATATATTAATCTACAAATATAACATATCCCGACTTAGGTCCGTGTGCTCCAATAACTAACGATTGTTCAATATCTGCAGTTTTAGAAGGTCCACTTATAAATGCTCCATATGTAGAGTTTACAAAACTGATTTTTTCATAAGCTTCATGCATATTATGAACAATATTGTTTTTTTCTACAACTATAATTATATTTTGTGCAATAAAATATAAACTTCTATGTCTGTTATCTTTATTACTAACCCAAACAGCACCATTTTCTGCAACTGCGAATTCACCTTTTATTATAGCTAAATCTATATCTTTTAGATTGTGTGGGTCAGATTCTTCATTTGCTTTAAAGTTATCATTTGTAAAGTATTCACTGTTTGAAGCAATCACTTCTTCATCTGGATATAAAGTAGAGATTGTTTTTTCAAGTTCCTCTTTTTTTATAAATAGTGCATTACCCCCTACACTCTCTAACATTGTAGAAAATTTTTCATAAGGGTCATCATATTTAATTCCAAAATTTGTATAACTTGGAAGCTCACTATCTTTTACTTTATTGTTGTTTCTTATATTTGCAAGAATTTGTTCTTTACTTGTCATTTTGAAACTCCTCTTTATATAATTCTTTAAAACTTTTTGCTGGCATATTTGGAATATCTCTTTGTTTTCCCCATACATTTAGTTTACTATAAACTAATGCTTTTGGAAGGATTGGTACAATTTTTCTAGCAACTTTTCCTAATAATGAGAATAATGTTGGTTTATTCATAAGCCAAACAGCAGCTTGCATACCTAATCTTTTTTGATTTGAGATTATATTTTGCTCTCTTAAATCTTGTCTGTGTGTATATAGTTGTGAGTCCAAATCAATTTTTACTGGACATACATTTGAGCATGAACCACATAATGAACAAGCAAAAGAAAGGGTTTTGTGTTTTTTAGGATCTCTAAATGTACTTAGTGTTGAACCAATTGGTCCAGGAATAACATAATCGTAAGAGTGACCACCACTTCTTCTATATATAGGACAAGTATTCATACAAGCACCACATCTAATACAGTTTAGGGCTTTTTTATATGATTCTGATTGTAAAAATGGTGTTCTTTTATTATCAACTATTACAATATGCATTTGTCCACCTTCAATTGGACCATGAAAATGTGAAGTATATGAAGTAATAGGTTGTCCTGTTGCACTTCTTGCAAGAAGTCTTGTAAATACACTTAAGTCTTCAAGTCTAGGGATAACTTTTTCTATCCCCATACAAGCAATATGAAGATTAGGAACACTAGCTCCCATATCTGCATTTCCTTCATTTGTACAAACTACAACTCCACCTGTTTGGGCAATTGCAAAGTTTACACCAGTAATACCAGCATCAGCATTTAAAAACTTTTCTCTTAAGTGACCTCTTGCTGCTCTTGTTAAATATGTTGGGTCAGAGTTATTTTCATCTGTTCCTATTTTTTCATGGAAAGTTCTTGCAACATCCTCTTTTTTCAGGTGAATTGCAGG is a window of Halarcobacter sp. DNA encoding:
- a CDS encoding TRAP transporter substrate-binding protein produces the protein MKMFGNSTKLLVAAALVAGLGTSALAKKVYKWKLATTWGPTLHPFIDAPTKMAKMVEEMSDGRLIIRVDAANKHKAPLGVLDMVKGGQYDMGHSASYYWKGKDINTLPFSTMPFGMTTPEQYSWFYYGGGMELMEKVYKKHKVLSFPGGSSGNQMGGWFRKEINSVDDLKGLKMRIPGFAGEIMSKLGLTVTNIAPGELYTSLERGTIDALEWVGPGMDINMGFNKIAPFYYTGWHEPGLDLQFLINERAYKKLPKDLQEILVVAMKASAFDMYLQNYHMSAEAWASIEKDYPNIKIKTFPKPVMDAMKKANAELRQEMTANNPLLKEILDSQEAYQKKVRKWTEMSDYIYLKDNL
- a CDS encoding response regulator transcription factor, which produces MKILLLEDNKKLNTTIKKRLELKGYKVFNFEDGQEAYDNITEGFSCFILDINVPNVDGIKILKKIREFYKDVPVIIISASVELDIIKESYDFGCNDYLKKPFFIDELEIKIERLCQIKDERVKFDENSYFDYKSSTLIIDDTSTRLTKKERLLMNLFLTQKNQVLSYEMIENYVWEGSFASIDSIRSLVRRLRKSLPKEYIQTVVDTGYIFNS
- a CDS encoding ABC transporter substrate binding protein; the protein is MKKLFIIVFIFINFLYAQSKEVLFLNSYHKGYKWSDDIINEVEKKFKDIEDIELTVLYMDTKRVGSSSYIDKLYALYKEQLANRKFDLVIASDNNAFDFAVKYYQELFKDTPLLFCGINNFKKDELPKDANLLNNISGVVEQVDLEKNFKLILNLQPNIKNLIIINDQSKTGLAMKKDLIPIMDKYSKKVNIEYIDNMDIEHLKTKITNLNVKDTAILLVLLFKDSTGKFFTYKQSVMQIRKASNVPIYGLWDFYLDYGVVGGLMTSAIAQGDAVSNMALRILNGTDIKDIPILEKSPNRYLFDYDETNRFDLDIKNVVKDYEIINEPHSFIKKYTKLVVLTITIITVLLIMVFSMRANIQRRKIVEKALQNRIKFDKVLVDTLPNPIYYKNKEGKFIGCNKAFSELVNMSKSEVIGKTAKDFFPPDIAFKNALIDEEIMATLGTNTSEMTLHTPSNHMKHIIINKAVYLNNDGSIGGIVCVMDDITDRIQQKQFIIQQAKLAEMGDMVAAIAHQWNEPLVELSAQVQDIQTSFLLNELKDTQVEEFVNDSMIQLKYMSKTLTDFRNFLKPSTTKTLFSITESFNEIFEILGKQIYYSNINLQLNYDHEESELLIYGYENEFKQVLLNLINNAKNKIIEKNSESKYNLIINISSCENFTTIEIMDDGGNIDEKIVDKIFEPYFTTKSDGTGFGLYMAKVIIEDKMGGLITAQNRGKYVVFTLKLHHNKG
- a CDS encoding LUD domain-containing protein; translation: MTSKEQILANIRNNNKVKDSELPSYTNFGIKYDDPYEKFSTMLESVGGNALFIKKEELEKTISTLYPDEEVIASNSEYFTNDNFKANEESDPHNLKDIDLAIIKGEFAVAENGAVWVSNKDNRHRSLYFIAQNIIIVVEKNNIVHNMHEAYEKISFVNSTYGAFISGPSKTADIEQSLVIGAHGPKSGYVIFVD
- a CDS encoding lactate utilization protein B, which codes for MSIHNHPLKAKEFVKNDERMHWHDKALWFVREKRDLASKSIPEWETLRAYADQIKSHTMANLDKYLLEFEENASKKGIKVHFAKDAQEHNEIVYKILKENSVKKVVKSKSMLTEECHLNPFLEEKGLEVVDTDLGERIVQFRQEPPSHIVLPAIHLKKEDVARTFHEKIGTDENNSDPTYLTRAARGHLREKFLNADAGITGVNFAIAQTGGVVVCTNEGNADMGASVPNLHIACMGIEKVIPRLEDLSVFTRLLARSATGQPITSYTSHFHGPIEGGQMHIVIVDNKRTPFLQSESYKKALNCIRCGACMNTCPIYRRSGGHSYDYVIPGPIGSTLSTFRDPKKHKTLSFACSLCGSCSNVCPVKIDLDSQLYTHRQDLREQNIISNQKRLGMQAAVWLMNKPTLFSLLGKVARKIVPILPKALVYSKLNVWGKQRDIPNMPAKSFKELYKEEFQNDK